A segment of the Gemmatimonadota bacterium genome:
TCATTGTGGGGCGGTCTCCAAGCCATTTGAGCGCGTGCTTTGCGCGATTTTCGGGGTCGGCCACTTCTTCGGGCGTTTCATAATAGGTGAATTTTTGTCCCATTCGTGGGCATATCAGTACGCCGGTCTCTGGATACTGGGCGTTGGGGTAAACTGCGCCACAGGCGCGGCAGGTAATTTCATCCGGTCTGTCAATGTGCCAGTCAAAGAGTCCGCCACCCATTAGTGATTGCTTGCCCACGCAGTTTGGGCAGTTCTGGCCGTAATGCGTGCCAGGGGTCAATTCGGGGATCATTGTGTCGAAAAACGCTCGATCTTGTTGCATGGCAAATGCAACGCTTTGTGCCCAGCCATTCACGATTTCCTGTGCCCAACTGTAGCGAGATAGATTTTGCCGGGCGTTTTCGATATCCCCAGGTTTGTACGCGCTTTTCATGTCGGTCTTTTCCCTATGTGTCGTAGAGTGCATCGGCTGTCTTGCCCAAAATCCATGCTCTGTCCTCATCTGACAGAAAGTCCATCTCTTCAAGCACGCGAAAACCAACGGCCTCCCCGCGTTGCGGATTTTCCGGAAATCCCGTGCACCCCAGCATCCGTTCAGGCCCAAAAGCCTCGTACACGGCTCTGACATAGGGATACATATCCTCGTGTGGCCAGGGTTGTTCGGAAATTCCATCAATTCGGGTCGTTTTAACAAAGAGATTGGGATATTTTGCCGCTGCCAGCAAAATTCCGAAACTGCCGTCCAGCCCTTCGGACAGGATCGGCTCGCCCAGATGATCTACTATTACATTTACCTCGGGGAATTGCCGCAATATCGGTTCCAGCAGTGGAATCTGATGGCAGCGTCCAAACCATGTAAAGGGCACGCCCAGCCTTTGTGCTGTCTCCCAAAGCGCATGCTGCCCAGGATCTGATAACCACGACGCATCCCGATCTTTAATCGGATACAATCGCATTCCCTGCACTCCGTGATCCCGGTGCAGACGCGCCAGTGTTTCGGGCGCGTCGGGTTTCAGGGGATCGATCAGCGCTACCCCGTGCAGGCGATCTGGATATCGCCTCAAACAATCGCACATATAGCGATTGTCATACCCGTGATACATGCACTGGATCAGCACGGTGCGGTCGATTTTATTGATATCCATATACTTGATGAGATTTTCCACCAGTCCCGGATAATCGGGCCGTTGCGCGGTCATGCCATCGTTATGGGTAAAGGGTGGTGCTCCCATTGTCCATACGTGTACGTGAGAATCGATTCGCACGGTTTTCTCCCATTTAATAATTGACACTCTACGTATCCCCATCCGCCAAAACAAGCTCACACAGAGCATCGAGCGTAATCCCCACGGGGATCATCTCCATCTGTCCGCAGAAATCCCCAATTGAACTGAGTATCAACTCCAGGTTCTGCCTTGCGGGATGCCCGGGGTCGGAATAATCCTGATCATTATGGCTGTCCGTCACAAGGGTGCCAAACCGGGGATCT
Coding sequences within it:
- a CDS encoding amidohydrolase: MLCVSLFWRMGIRRVSIIKWEKTVRIDSHVHVWTMGAPPFTHNDGMTAQRPDYPGLVENLIKYMDINKIDRTVLIQCMYHGYDNRYMCDCLRRYPDRLHGVALIDPLKPDAPETLARLHRDHGVQGMRLYPIKDRDASWLSDPGQHALWETAQRLGVPFTWFGRCHQIPLLEPILRQFPEVNVIVDHLGEPILSEGLDGSFGILLAAAKYPNLFVKTTRIDGISEQPWPHEDMYPYVRAVYEAFGPERMLGCTGFPENPQRGEAVGFRVLEEMDFLSDEDRAWILGKTADALYDT